TCTATATTTCAAAACGAGTACGCAATCGACACAACTCAGTCATGTTTTCATTTCGCTGATTAATAGGCCTAATTAATTGCAGATGTCAGGatttttaatagatttgttttgaatcaatttctagGTCagcttgatttctttgttttgtaatacACGTTTTGATGTAAGCACTAAATTAGATCGGGCACGGACAAGACATAATAACGCGTGAATTACGGCAGACGTTGTTTTGTGATGTATGGATAATTACCTTAATTACTTTAAGATCATACTGCTTAATTGTGGCTTCACAACTGATATAAATGAGTTGAAACTTGTTATCTTACTTAGGCTAgtagtataataaaattttctGTACTCTTGACTATGAAAAGATGTCAGTCGTTAAGgtttttataccccccgcaaacaaagttgtggggggggggggtatataggaatcaccttgtccgtctgtctgtccttcCCGTCTGTCTGTCTTTGCAAttgtgtctggtccatatcttttttatggagaaacattggaagttcttacttcacacaaagatggcatatgacctaagggtgtgtcatgaccttgacctaaggtcattcaggcaaggtcactggcagaaaaaatgcaaaattcatgttcggtccatatctttcttatggaaaaacattggaagttcttacttcacacaaagatttattatgacctaagggtgtgtcatgaccttgacccaaggtcattggGCAAGGttaaggtcactggcagaaaaaatgcaaaattcgtgtccggtccatatctttcttatggaaaaacattggaagttcttacttcacacaaagattgcttatgaccttagggtgtgtcatgaccttgacccaaggtcattggGCAAGGttaaggtcactggcagaaaaaatgcaaaatttgtgtcgggtccatatctttcttatgatGGTACATTGGAATTTCTTACtacacacaaagattgcttatgacctaagggtgtgtcatgaccttgacccaacgCTTTGGGCAAGGttaaggtcactggcagaaaaaatgcaaaatttgtgtccggtccatatctttcttattgaaaaacattggaagttcttacttcacacaaagattgcttatggcctaagggtgtgtcatgaccttgactcaaggtcatttgggcaaggtcaaggtcactggcagaaaaaatgcaaaatttgtgtccgttccatatctttcttatggagaaacattcttacctcacacaaagattgcttatgaccaaagggtgtgtcatgacctttaCCCAAGGtaaattgaggaagttcaaggtcattgtttcaaaaatgctaaattctctctgtgtcatgtcttgtattaatggaaatataagaagctaaaatttgacacaaagcttgctcttctcaggccacataaaattatttttagattctcatccccgtctctctgaaaatggcccgTCCCGATGAaattttggggggaaaaatgtgtggaaaaaaaattgcggaaaaaatcgggctcagtataccaataattcaaattgtttaaatattaaatggttGCTTGACAAGTGGATTTcatttgattcgagtcatggttgttaatggaaggatgcaaatgtcctcatgcatcaACAGTTaacttataataaattaaaatgaaattaaaggataaaaattggtttgtttactcctattagcattaacagttttaaaaaatagagcagttgttatttatagaaaatagacagtgaaatagattcatccaatattttctataatagcaaaaatacacacgttctgatttttttcttagcggggggtatcaattgtgagcttgctcacagtacctctagtttacaatttatttttaagttttcttcTAAGGtgatatgttttacggtgtgacacTTAGGGGTGAGGGCAGCAAAAAATACCCAGATTATTGCTTCATTGTCAACTTGACTTGCCTTTACCCAAAACATCATCACCTCCTAGCTAATAGTaaatgcttctttttttttaatttgaagacTTAACTCGCACACCtaatatgaattattgtttttcaGAGTCCAAGTTATAATCTGCAACAGATTAAAAGGGATTTAGAGGGCTGGAGGGAAGTTCTGCTGCCACTAAATGGACTTTTGCACTGGGAAAAACCGTATTATCCTGCCATCATAGTTGGAGTCAATACCTTTATTTTTTCGTAAGTTTTCTTTTTCGTATTTTGATAATAGTGAGGAGAGGAATATACAGTATATTATAAGGGTTATTTtctctgtctttttttttttttggctaatCACACGTGTTCAAGATTATGTTACCTTTTAAATTTGTCCAGACAGCCTTCTGACCATGAGGTAGACATAGGCATGCATATGTTAAACTTAGTATTCACTTTGACTTCTTTGTCTTAGTATTTGTGACATGAACAAGACTTTTAGGAACTTTTACTCAATATAAGAGCTATTGAAATAAAGATACACCAATGTATATAAACATGATTTGAAATGATTTCTTTTATggtttatcaaaaaaaattacttctttTACAGTATTTGCTCTTTTGCAAACAGCAGTTATTAcagttttggggtttttttttttacagtctgATATGGTACTTTGATCCCTCAGTCCTTACAACCTTCGCTCTAATAGGACTAGCCGTCAGCCTGATCGATTTCCTGGTACCCATCGTTGGACCAAGTGTTGTCACTGCTAAATGGTAAACAGTTTTAGCACATTGGAcacttttatttttgttcatttgttcatacatgtatctactgcATTATAATCAAGTCTTTTCTGACTGAGTTGTTCAGCTGAAAAGGTAAAGGCCTCACAAGAGTATgatatttgaaagtgaaaactttagcaatgtaaatttattttttgaaaggatTGAAGAAAAGGCACACATCCTATCAATGTTCTAGCTAATGCACACATATAACTTTTATACTGGTTCAAGTTTACTTTAATGAATggttataaatttttgtttaggACCAGAAAACAAGAGGAGCAATACCAGGATATCTGCTGCCGCATTATGAATGCCAAGACTCATTTCGTTAATGCCAAGACCACCATGAGTTCACTGAAGGCAGAAAAAccaaaaattgtaagaaatttAGACATTAACTCGTCAAAACTTGCAAAGAGTTCCTTTATGaatcttttcaaaactttttattagagaggagttacatattttaaaaaaaaaagacacaatAGAATAAACTTGGTTTATTGTCacagttttcaaaatacatgtatacactctGTTCTAGTATTTCCTAATCGTCATGGGAACCTTGGTTGCTATGGCTTGGCTTGGCAGTCGGATGGACAACCTTTGTATGACCTATTTCCTGGGTAAGattacatgtttttaaacatCAGATACAAATTGAAGATGAAACatacattttgcttttaaagagattttttgttgacatttattaaaataaatttgatcatATTGAAATAAcctcagtttaaaaaaaagtattcaaatAAAAGATTGTGAGAAATGTTGatctgattttttatttttttttaacaaagtgaACTTGATTCTGCTGATCCCAGGGATAAGACAGCATGCCGTTCTCCAGAAATACCTGGCCCGATTTCTGAACGTCTGCAAATCCCTCGTCGGAAAAGGAcccaagaaaatgaaatcaagcTAGACACAGCAAACAGTTAAGGAGAATGCAATACCAGCATAGTGTCTACGAGTGTAAACTAACctgtagattttttttccttctctAAATGGTGCCATTATGATTATTCCGGGCTGTGTTTTTGCTTCCTAGACCGTATGAAATAACTTCCTTGAAgtcaaatattgttaaaagcatTGAAGCGTATTACATATATagtattttattacttttttttatcatttttttttcttgtttatgatGTGTAATTGTTGCATAATTATATGAAATTGATTTCTTTGTGTCCATTATTTGCTTGTCCAGAAAATGATTTGTATTACCGGTAGTATGAAATCCAGgcagttatgattttttttgtcattactCATACATGTGCCCAAATCATCAGAGAACTGAGATTTTGATGGAAAAACTTTCTTTGTCTTCCTGTTGAGTGATGTAAATGGCACATTAACATCATTtctagtttaaacaatattttacttcaaaatgAAATAGGATTAGACAGCAGGCATCATTTCTGacttcttgtaaaaaaaaatcataaatgaaattgaaaaaatttgttCAGCAAATCTTTTGAGAAGAATCTACCTGTAAATAACAGCATCTTGCCAACAATTACTGTACCTTTTTTTAGTCGTCTTCAGAAATGTGAAGAGGCAATCCCACAATACAGTCAGTATGGagtttttagtttttgtttagtgttatttatatataattgtgtTGTTATTGATTACTTTAGATGACTATTtctgttattgttatttttttttctcgtacAGTTTTGTTGTCATGGATACTCGTAATATTCATCCCTATCAGCATGGTTTTTCATATTTGTGCATGTTTTCAAAACcccaaaatatgatttttttgttgattgtaTGGAAAAATGGCTATCAGGACATGTCAGTGTCTGAAACctcaaataaaatttcatttttcacttaaaaatttttaaactttaagaaTTATGGTAATGGAAATATAATTTCAGCAATAGAATTGGACATAGTTGCAAACTACATtgtacatttgttttttttaaaatccgtTCTGTTAGTTAAAATTGATTGAGattatttatacagtaaaacttgtttagtacgATCACAGATATAGCGAGTTCTTGGAtacagcaaattttttttagtccccagtaaaattcttaaacctttgcaaaattttacggttataatgaattcggatataacaaatttacggatatagcgaactgattttgagtccggTAGAAGttaataataacgaaatttaacactttaatAACGAGTTTCTTTCAGTTTAATAAAGTTTGCACTACTATTTAACATAATACTTTGAGtaaatttcttttcatataaatttttcgaCTCCTAATCCGATCATTATAAGTATCaaagtaatatatttttattctaagcctttattagtaaaaattacagtctggtgaaagaaaacatgtatatagtgaattcgctatagctATTTTTATGGATTCGTTttatggatataacgaattacggatataacgaagtaaataagacttcgctataaccgagttttaatGTACAGTAGGTTGTTacaaatataaatgttatttttaccggtacatgtaatattgctGAATTCATCTTTAATGTGCCAGTACAGTGTATGAAGATACTCTGACAAAACAAGCAtacagtactgtagattccaaaaaataagaggaatTAATATTATCGTTAAATCTTGAGAATCACATCTCGCGGATTATAAAAtcatgcttttatttttctgacagaCCTACACTAAAggaactatgataaaaatttggcgttcatgattttatatatttgcattttattggAAATAGGTTTAATTggggaattaagtactcgcataaaaCAAGGAATCTACAGCATACTGAGTATGTATAGGAATAATGAAGTGGGATTATATGTTATTCctttcataattcataatttcAAAGAATGAAAGAGAACCACCCGGAGGCAATGGCTAAGGGAGCAAGATTTTGTTGCAAAGtaatgaacaaatttaaatgctttttatgaattttgttACAAAGATATTATTAAATGTTGAGTATGCACTTTTTTTTAGTGCCATTTGATATGCAAAGTGCTTTGTAGAGACCAAATGCAATGTAATGTGTTTTGAATATAATCTTTCAGGGATATTGTACATATAATAACCCAGATCAACTGTTGTTGTCGTGTATTGGTACCAACGTAATAACTGTACTAACATGTATGTAGAGTTTTCTTCTGTAGTAGCACTAGTAGGAGCTAAATAGATCTCATGTGCCTTGATAACGAAAAggctcaataaaaaaaaaaaccaagttttgagatatatacatgtagcaggtAGTGTGTGGACTCATTAGAATTCATGGTGGCTCGATTTTCGtagaattcgtgggtacctctcatccaggAATTGAAATCATCCACgaattaattattgttataaagtcatatttctcATGTAGGTAGGctataaaataatacatgaaaTAACATCCAAAAGAACCTGTAAAATaagcaatccatgaaaattggcccccatgaattttaatgattacacAGTATGTGTACTTGCAgattttatatacaaatgtaatgATGGCTGAAATACAGTatcccatttaaaaaaaaatctttaaaaaaatttcaaaggtaTGAATTCAGTGCAAGTATATATTGGATTGTTTAGAAGCAAGGCCTGTAATATGCATATTGATGTAGGTGGAAGAGAGGCTTGTCAGCAATGGTGTCAGACTGTCAGttcatgattttgttttcaatgcaGAATGTTGGGACATCTTCTTTAATGAAAATCTAGATTCCTAACAAACCTTTCAGGACTTGCACACATGTCCAATTTCTAGTCATTCAAATTCTGGATGAAAAATAAGAGTTTTCTGACAAGTTTTCTCTTCATGAAATTGAGGGTATATAAAAGTATTGTTTATTGTAATTGGTCATACAtatgtatttgtacatgtaataagaatgTGTTCATTGTTGTTTAGATATCATATGTAGCTGCGTTTTCAATGTGTATGAGCTTTTTTTACTTGCCTATTTGTCCATTTAGTAATATAATCTAAATCTTTGCAGCATTCACTGTCAATAAAAAAGACCTCCAATACAGAGACCATTGTTTGCTTCTTCCTACTTTACTTTTAAAGGCAAACTTTTTGGATCACATGCAACATGATCATTTTGTTGTAGTTCTGTACTAcaactagacaacattgagatggtgaccatctcaaagggcctgattaaattatggaaaaaagatgaaaagcattttagagaatttttccTTCCACATTGACCTTCAACTTAgaaattttccagctggcataaaacttaaaattctatctcattaccccttacatacaggcttttttgttcaacctgagcaagattaaggaaatgaaaaataatttaaagtcTAAAACTGATGATAAAGATATCTGGTTTATccttcacattgacttggtCCAAATTATAAAGTCTCAATATTCTACGGACAAGAGATTTCGGACCGGCGAATGGTAGGAAGGACAGATGGATGGAaggacagactgatcactacaAAACACCTACAGAGCGGGGCCCTAATAAATTTTTCTTGTGTTTCTCTCAAATTGAAGAAGCCTATCTAAAGAAGGTGACAGCACACTGTCGGTTCATAATGAATGCGTTTGTGCTCACTATGATTAAAAGCTCAtgcaattttgatattttatcatgCCCAAAACCAAAACTTATGTATATACTGTGTAATGGATAGACTTGGGCTGACAAAGGATTTCTTTTATGTGGTGGAAGTTAAATTAAAGGGATTCTagaaaatttacagaaatttggTCGATCGAGAAAATTAATGTTGACCTATATTTGCTCTGGTTCAGGGTCATGTAATGTTGGCTGGCACGTGTTGTTTGTACCTAGGAAAAAAATTCTTAGGTTGGCATTTAAAAGTACTTGTACTACTGTgtaatcatttacatgtatactcaTTGGGGCCAGTTTTCATGGATCAAggttttttacttatttgtgggaatgtaatttcgtggatgcggtTTCCagtttcagtaacaaagataagtctttttaaatttgttttcgttgaagatgtaaatttgtgggggagggctaccccGAAAATTGAGCTACTATGAATTCTAATAATTCAACAGTATATAgtcatcaatttaaaaaaaaatgttttaattcatttaatttattcacCAACTTGCATTTACAGTATGAACATAGCATACAAATACCGATATATTAACATATTTAATTctccatttaaaaaacaaacaatcatAGTTAAATCAACACAAATTACATTATTCTATCAATTACTATACTTGTATATggttcagtatttaacatatttcATCTGTTCGACTCGCAGCAAGAGAAAATGATTGACTTCAAGATGGTAGACAGcacaagaaaacaaaacatacaaCAGATTTTTGTATACAATATAtgatctaaaacatttttaatttccataatcagtacatgtatgcatttccattaaatatgtgcaaaatttcaaaagagaaaatttagttgtaaataatttatagtTATTATCATTGTACATCTTTGTTTTGCACACAGAAAATTGCATGGTTGTCatattaaaaaagtttattgaaCTACAATTACATCTGTGAacctttaattttgttttaatacttATAAAGCGgtattgtttgttatatttgTTGCGTACATATAAATGTGTGTGTGAGCGATTTGTtaaattgtatttgtatttgattCTTtcagagaattaaaaaaaaaaaccataattttttattaaaaaaaacttacgaTGGTTTAAATGGATGAAGTTTTTGGTTTGAAAAATTGGAATGGTATTACATACattgaaatgtttatttcaCATCAGAATAAAAGATTTggcactatttttttaaatcaggtATTTTGTACAACTACatcattttattacatgaattTAAATCATGGAAGGTACGGTAAATCACACATTACCTGATCGACTGGTCAATCACATTCACAAGACCTCAAGATCAATTTCAGATACATCATTCAAACACAAAGATTCAGTCACCATTTTACATGATAATGACTTTTGAAACTGAATCTGTAAACCTGAGGGGTGAAAAGAAATAGGGactctttaaaataaacaaatggcacttgaaaaaaaatgtcaaaataaaataaagcccAGAActctaaaaagtaaaaataatgattagaaTATTTACTTTTCATTAACAAGGTTAGTAATTCGTTTCCCTACTATCACCACAGCAACCACAAATCCAATTCCAAGAGTGACCTTGATTAATGTCCTTGAcctctgtttttgttttgttcgcaGCAGTTGAGTGGATGGTCCATAAGCTGTCATGGCAAGTTCTTGTGCGGTCAAAGCCTGAGGTCGCAGATGGAAGAGAACCTCGTTGGCGGCCCTCATTCCTGATTGGACGGCTCCACTCATGTATCCGCACCAAGCTGTGGCGGACTCTGTCCCAGCAAAATGAATCCTTAAACACcaaaatgttatacatgtactgaactTGAAGCAAAATCAAATTCTACAGACTCTGCTActgttattttattacattatgCAGAAAATACATACAGTGTGAAGCAACTGCTCACATTTCATTACTGCTTTATTATGACGGCCAGAGTTTTGTATCAGAATTGACCAGgctcaaatttgataaaaacaagTTCACTGATGACTATTAATTGAGAATTTTCCACCATGTTATTCATATGTACttcgaaaatcaaaaataacatCTACATGTCCGACTTATTTTAGggttgaactacatgtataactgcATGTGGAAAGTCATTCTCACATCATCAACTTCAAGGGTCCACAGTCCTGTCTTAGAACCCTTGACACTGTGAAGATGGTA
This portion of the Magallana gigas chromosome 7, xbMagGiga1.1, whole genome shotgun sequence genome encodes:
- the LOC105321027 gene encoding ADP-ribosylation factor-like protein 6-interacting protein 1, with product MENEIINPETESPSYNLQQIKRDLEGWREVLLPLNGLLHWEKPYYPAIIVGVNTFIFSLIWYFDPSVLTTFALIGLAVSLIDFLVPIVGPSVVTAKWTRKQEEQYQDICCRIMNAKTHFVNAKTTMSSLKAEKPKIYFLIVMGTLVAMAWLGSRMDNLCMTYFLVNLILLIPGIRQHAVLQKYLARFLNVCKSLVGKGPKKMKSS